One Verrucomicrobiia bacterium genomic window carries:
- the hpnH gene encoding adenosyl-hopene transferase HpnH, whose translation MRFPFALSAKIAGHIIKHKVRRTPKFAMVLQLEPLHTCNLTCTGCGRIREYSTSLKDMVPLEKCLEAARECDAPMVSVCGGEPLIYPKIEELIAGLLDQGRVIYICTNGMFMRKKMRDYVAAIYSPEVEPKVKELLAAKLITEKEAETIRNADDAARKKVVIRPTTWMYWNVHVDGLEYTHDLIVEREGVFKECVEAIKMAKILGYQVATNTTVYRETDVQEIEDMFKFLSSLNVDGHTISPGYDYDAAKKDMVKRLGRDPKEFFLTRDMTRQKFAKILDWGRLFTIFGTPVYQEFLAGKRELTCTAWAIPTYNVRGWKAPCYLMTDGHYSGYQEMLQKVDWNKYGVVDGVARDPRCENCMVHCGYDPSGALGTNYQAGDNWKNFRYNFWPRPKPYPASPDLVARAFNGSTIGKGHLAEAKAAINPAAGARGAFTRKEEAHSHENGNGTSGSSCGTGDTSARDELLAKIAEAKKAS comes from the coding sequence ATGCGATTTCCTTTCGCGCTGTCGGCGAAAATCGCCGGCCACATTATTAAACACAAGGTCCGGCGCACACCCAAATTTGCAATGGTGCTGCAGCTCGAACCGCTGCACACATGTAATTTGACGTGCACCGGGTGCGGGCGTATTCGCGAATACTCCACATCCCTCAAGGACATGGTGCCGCTTGAGAAGTGCCTCGAGGCCGCCCGCGAATGCGATGCTCCCATGGTGTCAGTCTGCGGTGGCGAACCTCTCATTTATCCCAAGATCGAGGAATTGATAGCCGGGTTGCTGGATCAGGGACGCGTTATTTATATCTGCACGAACGGCATGTTTATGCGGAAAAAGATGCGCGATTACGTCGCCGCCATCTACTCCCCGGAGGTTGAGCCGAAGGTCAAGGAGCTGCTCGCGGCAAAATTGATCACGGAAAAGGAAGCTGAAACGATCCGGAACGCGGATGATGCCGCGCGCAAGAAGGTTGTGATCCGTCCCACAACGTGGATGTATTGGAACGTTCACGTCGACGGATTGGAATACACGCACGACCTCATCGTCGAACGCGAAGGCGTGTTCAAGGAATGCGTCGAAGCCATCAAGATGGCCAAGATCCTGGGCTATCAGGTTGCAACCAATACAACGGTTTACCGCGAAACGGATGTTCAGGAAATCGAGGACATGTTCAAGTTCCTCAGCTCCCTGAACGTGGATGGTCACACGATTTCGCCGGGATACGATTACGACGCCGCGAAGAAGGACATGGTCAAGCGGCTGGGCCGCGATCCGAAAGAGTTCTTCCTGACCCGCGATATGACACGGCAGAAGTTCGCGAAGATTCTTGACTGGGGCCGCCTGTTCACGATTTTTGGCACCCCCGTTTATCAGGAATTTCTTGCGGGCAAGCGTGAATTAACCTGCACCGCGTGGGCAATCCCCACCTACAACGTTCGAGGCTGGAAAGCTCCATGTTATCTGATGACCGATGGCCACTATTCGGGATATCAGGAAATGCTGCAGAAGGTGGATTGGAACAAGTACGGCGTGGTCGACGGGGTCGCGCGTGATCCGCGCTGCGAAAACTGCATGGTCCATTGCGGATACGATCCGAGCGGCGCCTTGGGAACCAACTACCAGGCCGGCGACAATTGGAAGAATTTCAGGTACAACTTCTGGCCGCGTCCGAAGCCGTATCCCGCCTCGCCAGATCTGGTGGCGCGAGCGTTCAATGGTTCAACCATTGGCAAGGGTCATCTTGCTGAGGCCAAGGCCGCTATTAATCCGGCTGCAGGCGCACGGGGCGCTTTCACTCGCAAGGAAGAGGCGCATTCGCACGAAAACGGCAATGGAACCAGCGGCTCCTCCTGCGGCACGGGCGACACTTCCGCCCGGGATGAATTGCTTGCGAAGATCGCTGAAGCCAAAAAGGCGAGTTAA
- the ispE gene encoding 4-(cytidine 5'-diphospho)-2-C-methyl-D-erythritol kinase, whose translation MMTLDKLSPCKVNLILNILGKRADGFHELETIMHPVAVCDRLTFQRIAVAVELTCNNPSLPLDSGNLVVRAAELFRKRTGISDGVRIHLEKYLPLAAGLGGGSANAAITLQALNELFGSPLEFDQLHQLAGTLGSDVPFFLQSGPALATGRGEHVRPLEGFAALHGTAFLLIHPGFGISTAWAYKTLAQYPLALNGTPGRAEKLVSLLRERDARAAGAEFYNSLEAPALHKYPLLVLFQEFLREQGAWATLMSGSGSTTFAIAESVSKAESLREGFFGKFGTTHWTAIVPA comes from the coding sequence ATGATGACCCTGGACAAACTGTCGCCCTGCAAGGTCAACCTCATCCTGAATATTCTCGGAAAACGCGCGGATGGATTTCACGAACTCGAAACGATCATGCATCCCGTGGCCGTTTGCGATCGGTTAACATTTCAACGAATCGCGGTGGCCGTTGAGCTGACTTGTAATAATCCCAGCCTGCCGCTCGACTCAGGCAATCTCGTCGTCCGAGCGGCAGAGTTGTTTCGCAAGCGAACCGGCATTTCGGACGGCGTCCGTATTCATCTCGAGAAATATCTTCCCCTCGCTGCGGGCCTCGGCGGAGGGAGTGCCAACGCGGCTATCACCCTGCAGGCCCTGAATGAACTCTTCGGATCACCCCTGGAATTCGATCAGCTTCATCAACTTGCCGGAACTTTGGGGTCAGACGTTCCGTTTTTTCTGCAATCGGGACCCGCCCTCGCGACAGGACGAGGTGAGCACGTCAGGCCGCTTGAAGGCTTCGCTGCGTTGCACGGCACCGCGTTCCTGCTGATTCATCCCGGGTTTGGAATATCCACGGCCTGGGCTTACAAAACCCTCGCGCAATACCCTCTCGCGTTGAACGGGACCCCCGGCCGGGCAGAAAAGCTCGTCAGCCTGCTACGGGAGCGGGATGCGCGGGCGGCTGGCGCGGAGTTCTACAATTCCCTCGAGGCGCCAGCGTTGCATAAGTACCCGCTGCTGGTGCTGTTTCAGGAGTTCCTGCGAGAACAGGGAGCGTGGGCGACCCTGATGTCGGGGAGCGGTTCGACCACATTTGCCATCGCGGAAAGCGTCTCAAAGGCGGAATCGCTGCGTGAGGGATTCTTTGGCAAGTTCGGCACTACTCACTGGACGGCGATCGTTCCTGCCTAA
- a CDS encoding exosortase system-associated protein, TIGR04073 family: MRKTLSLLALIGVIALGTGCANVERKMGRGFANTFEIVRGGEFRRTMEQTALFDSPDEAYSTGFIRGVNRTLARTGLGVYEIVTAPIPPYDPIFTNYLAPGPVYPDNYQPGLLADSMFDTDTYFGYSGGDVMPFVPGSRFRVFDTH, from the coding sequence ATGCGAAAAACCCTTTCCCTATTGGCTCTAATTGGAGTGATCGCCCTTGGTACCGGCTGCGCAAATGTCGAGCGCAAGATGGGTCGCGGTTTTGCAAACACTTTTGAAATCGTCCGCGGCGGAGAATTTCGCCGCACCATGGAGCAGACCGCATTATTTGATTCACCCGATGAAGCCTACTCCACTGGTTTCATTCGCGGCGTCAATCGCACGCTCGCCCGCACGGGATTGGGTGTCTACGAAATCGTGACGGCGCCCATTCCGCCTTACGATCCCATCTTCACAAACTATCTCGCCCCTGGGCCGGTTTATCCCGACAACTACCAGCCCGGCCTCCTGGCTGATTCAATGTTCGATACCGACACCTACTTCGGTTACAGCGGCGGCGACGTGATGCCGTTCGTGCCCGGCAGCCGTTTCCGCGTGTTCGATACCCATTGA
- the tatC gene encoding twin-arginine translocase subunit TatC, translated as MADEPEAERFDEPEDEGGPVKSFLEHLEDLRWVLIKSAVTLFVAMLLCLIAGNYVVNILKWPLTQANIKYPGTNQVATILYGTNRLGTYPLSAEQQTVLNLGSNRFVAIQIEPSVIGTNQVLSWRVAEDPTVAAQAQKMQIDLINLSPAGGFIVAFQVALYGGMVLAGPFILYFVAAFVFPALKLTERKYVYRGLFFGGGLFFLGVLFCYFILMPLALSASQLYSNWLGFGAFQWKAEDYISFVCKFMLGMGLGFELPVIILTLVKIGVLNYGILSKARRYMVVVNLILGAVLTTPEVITQVAMFIPLQLLYEISVQVARYWEHPNPAKVRRQLILLVLALIICGVGAWLVYVWRVPAAGK; from the coding sequence ATGGCCGACGAACCGGAAGCGGAACGCTTTGACGAACCAGAGGACGAAGGCGGACCAGTAAAATCTTTCCTGGAGCACCTGGAGGATCTTCGCTGGGTGCTCATCAAGAGCGCGGTCACGCTTTTCGTGGCCATGCTCCTCTGCCTGATTGCCGGCAACTACGTTGTCAACATTCTCAAGTGGCCCCTCACCCAGGCAAACATCAAGTATCCCGGCACCAACCAGGTTGCCACCATCCTTTACGGCACCAATCGACTCGGGACGTATCCCCTCTCGGCCGAGCAACAGACCGTCCTGAACCTGGGAAGCAATCGTTTCGTTGCCATTCAGATTGAGCCCAGTGTTATCGGCACAAACCAGGTGCTTTCGTGGCGGGTTGCCGAAGATCCGACTGTCGCGGCCCAGGCTCAGAAGATGCAGATTGACCTCATCAATCTCAGTCCTGCCGGGGGATTCATCGTCGCGTTTCAAGTGGCGCTTTACGGCGGGATGGTTCTCGCCGGACCGTTTATTCTGTATTTCGTGGCGGCATTCGTCTTTCCCGCACTGAAGCTGACGGAGAGGAAATATGTCTATCGCGGACTGTTCTTTGGCGGGGGGTTGTTCTTTCTTGGGGTGCTCTTCTGCTATTTCATCCTGATGCCGCTGGCGTTATCGGCATCACAGCTTTACTCGAACTGGCTCGGCTTCGGCGCGTTTCAATGGAAGGCGGAGGATTACATCAGCTTCGTCTGCAAGTTCATGCTCGGCATGGGACTCGGCTTCGAGTTGCCAGTCATCATCCTGACGCTGGTGAAGATCGGGGTGCTCAACTATGGCATCCTTTCGAAAGCCCGGCGATACATGGTCGTGGTCAATCTCATCCTCGGCGCCGTTCTCACGACGCCCGAAGTGATCACCCAGGTCGCCATGTTCATCCCGCTGCAGCTGTTATATGAAATCAGCGTCCAGGTCGCGCGTTACTGGGAGCACCCGAACCCTGCAAAGGTTCGGCGGCAACTCATCCTGCTGGTTCTTGCGTTGATCATATGCGGCGTCGGCGCATGGCTTGTCTACGTCTGGCGCGTGCCGGCGGCTGGAAAATAA
- a CDS encoding twin-arginine translocase TatA/TatE family subunit: MLGGWEIVLILAVVLILFGAKKLPELAKGLGTGIKEFKKATREVTDEIQNATDDTPPPPSRRLPPQNTAAESEPTIPQSSSGPKS; encoded by the coding sequence ATGCTGGGCGGCTGGGAAATCGTTCTGATTCTGGCTGTGGTTCTCATTTTGTTCGGGGCCAAGAAACTGCCAGAACTGGCGAAGGGCTTGGGAACAGGCATCAAGGAATTTAAGAAGGCCACCCGCGAAGTGACTGATGAGATTCAGAACGCCACGGACGACACCCCTCCACCGCCGTCGCGGCGCCTGCCTCCGCAAAATACAGCTGCCGAATCCGAACCTACCATCCCGCAGTCTTCGTCCGGCCCGAAAAGCTGA
- a CDS encoding OmpA family protein, whose product MKLINLSAVLIIGLLVAGTASGCKTKKSGATPLPRNGGIGLTGGNLGEGNRLGQGDGFDSTLSSAPGGGEAAEFDPDQMNQDRDALAAYTVYFGYDSHSIAPGEQSKMESVAAALRSDASARLLVEGHCDERGTEEYNRSLGDRRALTAREVLAGMGVEPARVATRTYGEDRPADPGQGESAWARNRRAEFILLHPR is encoded by the coding sequence ATGAAACTCATCAATCTTTCGGCGGTGTTGATTATCGGGCTGCTGGTTGCCGGGACTGCGTCCGGTTGCAAAACCAAGAAGAGCGGTGCCACCCCGCTGCCGCGCAACGGAGGCATCGGGCTGACCGGTGGAAACCTCGGGGAAGGCAATCGCCTGGGCCAGGGCGATGGCTTTGACAGCACGCTCAGCAGCGCCCCGGGCGGCGGCGAAGCTGCGGAATTCGATCCCGACCAAATGAACCAGGATCGCGATGCCCTGGCCGCATACACAGTTTATTTCGGTTACGACAGCCACTCGATTGCACCCGGTGAGCAATCAAAGATGGAGTCGGTTGCCGCAGCCTTGCGCAGCGATGCTTCGGCCCGTCTGCTGGTTGAAGGTCACTGTGACGAACGCGGCACAGAAGAATACAATCGGTCCCTGGGTGATCGCCGCGCCCTGACTGCGCGCGAAGTCCTCGCTGGCATGGGTGTTGAGCCGGCCCGTGTCGCCACACGCACCTACGGTGAGGATCGACCTGCGGATCCCGGCCAGGGCGAGTCGGCGTGGGCTCGAAATCGTCGTGCTGAATTCATTCTGCTTCACCCCCGTTAA
- a CDS encoding OmpA family protein translates to MKTMRFATFLAVGLMLGVTTSGCRKKPVAVETIPNQPIAHVPDLPTMPPIEGRDSDSDSATEAPMQPLPEADSHEGWANNTDIFKIHTVRFGFDSAALGNEEKSKVAAVADYLKSHPRDAVRVEGHCDERGTEEYNRTLGERRALAVRDELLRLGIETGRVDTISFGEDRPVDPAHNDSAWRQNRRGEFILLTPPS, encoded by the coding sequence ATGAAAACCATGCGTTTCGCGACGTTTTTGGCGGTGGGTCTGATGCTTGGCGTGACAACTTCCGGTTGTCGCAAAAAACCCGTGGCGGTCGAAACAATTCCCAATCAACCGATCGCCCATGTCCCGGATTTGCCGACGATGCCGCCGATCGAAGGACGGGACTCCGATTCTGATTCGGCCACGGAAGCTCCGATGCAGCCGCTGCCTGAAGCAGATTCCCATGAAGGCTGGGCGAACAACACGGACATTTTCAAGATTCACACGGTTCGCTTCGGCTTCGACAGCGCCGCGCTTGGCAACGAAGAAAAATCCAAGGTGGCGGCCGTAGCCGATTACCTGAAATCGCATCCCCGCGATGCAGTGCGCGTCGAGGGTCATTGTGACGAACGTGGAACCGAAGAATACAACCGCACGCTGGGCGAACGGCGTGCGCTGGCAGTCCGTGATGAATTGCTGCGCCTCGGAATTGAAACCGGCCGCGTGGACACCATCAGCTTTGGCGAGGATCGGCCAGTCGATCCCGCCCACAACGACAGTGCCTGGCGGCAGAATCGGCGCGGTGAGTTCATTCTCCTGACGCCCCCCTCCTGA
- a CDS encoding TonB family protein, with amino-acid sequence MNRTQKKCMVASTGIHLLLLVILLVGPAFFAGKPPIDHSQIIEFIPLVTTDLKASGGGDPTVTKLPAAAKVETPQADPEPPKPAQKEPEIVAPPVSKPRPQPKAAEPEKKEDSESLEVSSKRPKPKVNLNLVKRNTDAKEAAKVRAAQQAREAAASQRRLAERLDRAVSGIRGGLSGSTEIRLKGPGGGGVPYANFYDAVKSVYARAWRVPDDATDDSATAVASIVIAKDGTVISARIVKSSGNTAVDRSVRTTLDNVKFAAPLPATETAPQREVTINFNVRAAKMYMG; translated from the coding sequence ATGAATCGCACCCAGAAAAAATGCATGGTCGCTTCAACAGGCATTCACCTGTTGCTGCTCGTCATTTTACTGGTCGGTCCCGCATTCTTTGCCGGCAAGCCGCCGATAGACCACTCGCAGATCATTGAATTCATTCCGCTCGTTACGACAGATCTGAAGGCCTCGGGGGGCGGCGATCCAACGGTGACGAAGCTTCCCGCCGCTGCAAAGGTTGAAACACCGCAAGCCGATCCTGAACCGCCCAAGCCGGCCCAAAAAGAACCTGAGATCGTGGCACCGCCCGTGTCCAAACCGCGGCCGCAGCCCAAAGCCGCCGAGCCTGAAAAGAAGGAAGACAGCGAATCGCTCGAGGTTTCGTCGAAACGGCCAAAGCCGAAGGTGAACCTGAACCTGGTGAAGCGGAATACGGATGCAAAGGAAGCGGCAAAGGTCCGCGCCGCACAGCAAGCCCGCGAAGCTGCTGCATCTCAGCGCCGCCTCGCGGAGCGACTCGATCGCGCCGTGTCAGGCATCCGCGGCGGTTTGTCCGGGAGCACGGAAATCCGGCTCAAGGGCCCGGGCGGAGGAGGCGTTCCCTATGCGAACTTCTACGACGCCGTCAAATCGGTTTATGCCCGTGCCTGGCGGGTTCCCGATGACGCGACGGACGACTCCGCCACGGCGGTTGCTTCGATCGTCATCGCAAAAGACGGGACCGTCATCAGCGCGCGCATCGTTAAATCTTCTGGCAACACAGCCGTCGATCGCTCCGTGCGCACGACACTGGACAACGTCAAATTTGCAGCACCTCTTCCTGCGACCGAAACCGCCCCTCAGCGGGAGGTGACCATCAACTTCAACGTTCGGGCGGCGAAAATGTACATGGGATGA
- a CDS encoding biopolymer transporter ExbD yields MRRFSQRSHLVTLSEINITPLLDLAFVLLIIFIITTPLLEQGISLKLPTGGKPDSPVTQTDIRTVEVSPQGVYLLNKRRVTLDQLEALLVRDWKANPNLVVYIRADENSRTKDFTAVIDRCQRNGITRYSIRTEPQRR; encoded by the coding sequence ATGAGACGTTTCTCCCAACGCAGTCACCTGGTAACGCTGAGCGAGATCAACATCACGCCACTGCTGGATCTTGCATTTGTCCTGTTGATCATCTTCATCATCACCACGCCGCTCCTGGAACAGGGCATCTCGCTCAAGCTCCCCACGGGCGGCAAGCCCGACAGTCCCGTGACGCAAACCGACATCCGCACGGTTGAGGTCAGTCCGCAGGGCGTTTATTTGCTGAACAAAAGGCGGGTGACACTGGATCAATTGGAGGCTTTGCTGGTGCGGGATTGGAAGGCAAACCCGAACCTCGTGGTTTATATTCGAGCTGATGAAAATAGCCGCACAAAGGATTTCACCGCGGTGATCGACCGTTGCCAGCGCAATGGGATCACGCGTTATTCCATCCGAACGGAACCGCAGCGCCGATGA
- a CDS encoding MotA/TolQ/ExbB proton channel family protein: MNVPIFFAAAAAKAGEYELVYIWRQATIEAKVIILCLAVFSIVAWFVMFSKAAQMRRAKKLNHFFTAEFRSQKGVLDVYDRRVEAEGCPLFMVYRAGSIELDRRLKSREGMRKQYVSLKGMEHVKRTLENSVAQESLKLESGLILLAIAVSGGPFLGLLGTVWGVMSTFGHVAMQGSASLTAMAPGVAAALITTVAGLLVAIPSMFGYNWLVHNLRVMTVELDNFAQELVSKMETEYLKEE, translated from the coding sequence ATGAACGTGCCTATATTTTTCGCGGCCGCCGCCGCAAAAGCCGGCGAGTACGAACTGGTCTACATCTGGCGCCAAGCCACGATTGAAGCCAAAGTCATCATCCTCTGTCTTGCCGTCTTTTCCATCGTCGCGTGGTTCGTCATGTTTTCCAAGGCCGCCCAAATGCGGCGCGCCAAGAAACTGAACCATTTCTTCACTGCTGAATTTCGATCTCAAAAGGGTGTCCTCGACGTCTACGATCGCCGTGTTGAGGCGGAAGGATGCCCGCTGTTCATGGTCTACCGGGCAGGCAGCATTGAGCTGGATCGGCGCTTAAAGAGTCGCGAGGGCATGCGGAAGCAATATGTTTCACTGAAAGGCATGGAACACGTGAAGCGAACATTGGAAAACAGCGTTGCCCAGGAATCACTCAAGCTCGAATCCGGCCTGATCCTCCTGGCAATTGCCGTCAGCGGCGGACCGTTCTTAGGGCTGCTCGGCACGGTTTGGGGCGTCATGAGTACGTTCGGCCACGTCGCCATGCAGGGCAGCGCCAGCCTCACAGCCATGGCACCCGGCGTTGCGGCCGCTCTCATCACTACTGTGGCCGGCTTGCTCGTGGCCATTCCGTCCATGTTTGGTTATAATTGGCTGGTACACAATTTGCGCGTCATGACCGTTGAATTGGACAATTTCGCGCAGGAATTGGTGTCGAAGATGGAAACAGAATACTTGAAGGAGGAATGA
- a CDS encoding low specificity L-threonine aldolase, giving the protein MNTNNRRQFASDNYSGICPEALAAMLEANEGHEVSYGNDSWTKRASDLIREVFETDCEVFFVFNGTAANSLSLAALCQSYHSILCHELAHVEVSECGAPEFFANGMKVLLLPGANGKIDPSAIEQAVQKRTDIHYPKPRAISLTQATEAGTLYSPAELKHLASIARRFDLRMHMDGARFANAVAALNLSPKELTWQCGVDVLSFGGTKNGIGLGEAVVFFNHDLAREFDYRCKQGGQLASKMRFLSAPWLGTLRDNAWLKHAAHANAMARRLERELASIPIIHIAYPVETNALFATIPDAIVQRMHERGWKFYTNVGFDYARLMCSWDTTPEDVDAFAADLRRFATEQ; this is encoded by the coding sequence ATGAACACGAACAACCGGCGCCAGTTTGCCAGCGATAATTATTCAGGAATCTGTCCCGAGGCGCTCGCTGCAATGCTTGAGGCCAATGAGGGACATGAAGTCAGCTACGGAAATGACTCATGGACGAAGCGGGCCTCCGACCTGATTCGCGAGGTGTTTGAAACCGACTGCGAAGTATTCTTTGTCTTCAACGGAACTGCCGCCAATTCCCTTTCCCTCGCGGCATTATGCCAATCGTATCACAGCATCCTGTGCCACGAGCTCGCGCACGTTGAGGTTTCGGAGTGCGGCGCGCCCGAATTTTTTGCAAACGGGATGAAGGTGCTGCTGCTCCCGGGCGCAAACGGAAAGATCGATCCGTCCGCCATCGAGCAAGCCGTTCAGAAGCGCACGGACATTCATTACCCGAAGCCGCGCGCGATCAGCCTCACTCAGGCAACAGAAGCCGGCACGCTGTATTCACCTGCCGAGTTGAAGCATCTCGCGTCGATTGCGCGGCGGTTCGATTTGCGGATGCACATGGATGGCGCCCGCTTCGCCAATGCCGTGGCCGCTTTGAACCTGAGCCCAAAGGAACTGACGTGGCAGTGCGGGGTTGACGTCCTCAGCTTTGGAGGCACGAAGAACGGCATCGGCCTCGGAGAAGCCGTGGTGTTCTTCAATCACGATCTCGCGCGGGAGTTTGATTATCGCTGCAAACAAGGCGGCCAGCTGGCGTCAAAAATGCGATTCCTCTCCGCACCGTGGCTCGGCACGTTGCGTGACAATGCGTGGTTAAAGCATGCCGCCCACGCGAATGCCATGGCGCGGCGCCTGGAACGGGAATTGGCTTCGATTCCAATTATCCACATTGCTTACCCTGTCGAAACGAACGCGCTGTTCGCGACCATTCCAGACGCCATCGTGCAACGCATGCACGAGCGCGGATGGAAGTTCTACACGAATGTGGGATTCGATTATGCGCGTTTGATGTGCAGCTGGGACACAACGCCCGAAGATGTCGATGCGTTCGCTGCAGACCTCCGACGCTTCGCAACCGAGCAATAA
- a CDS encoding sodium-dependent transporter, whose amino-acid sequence MTTGLIRESWSSRLGVIMAVAGSAVGLGNFLRFPGLAAKYGSGGFMIAYFISLLILGIPICWAEWTLGRYAGQKGFRSSPGIFYALIRHPAGKYIGVLGAIIPVTIYMYYVYIEAWCLGYAWYSASGALNLGTDVSSYGDFWARFVGATENGLTVSQGHNQVVVFLVIVFAINFAIIYRGISKGIEAFCRWGMPTLILLAIIVLVRVLTLGTPDPALPEQSLINGLGYMWNPGDISQQLRNPQLWLEAAGQVFFSLSVGFGVIITYSSYLREKDDIVLSGLTATSANEFCEVGLGGMITVPAAFVFLGAAGIIGQGTFGLGFKVLPLVFSKMPAPQFFGAAWFFLLFLAAITSSLSMLQPGIAFLEEGLGLNRKQSISLLGLMTAMGCLFVVYFSKDLKALDTIDFWVGTFLIFLLATVLIIVFGWVLGIEEGWKEAHKGASLRIPSFFKLIIKYVCPLYLLTIFGFWVWFKVFGWNPATRTFEPTSYVTDLYGPTASPVARMSVALIVLIITFFIITTAAAGRRWDKAGNSTSREKQP is encoded by the coding sequence ATGACCACCGGCCTAATTCGGGAATCGTGGAGTTCGCGGCTCGGAGTGATCATGGCCGTCGCCGGAAGCGCCGTCGGGCTGGGCAATTTCCTGCGCTTTCCGGGACTCGCCGCCAAGTACGGCAGCGGCGGGTTCATGATCGCCTATTTCATTTCGCTGCTCATCCTGGGAATTCCCATCTGCTGGGCGGAATGGACTCTCGGACGATACGCAGGACAGAAGGGATTTCGTTCCAGCCCCGGGATTTTCTACGCTCTTATTCGACACCCTGCGGGGAAGTACATCGGCGTGCTGGGTGCCATCATCCCTGTCACGATTTACATGTATTACGTGTATATCGAGGCGTGGTGCCTCGGTTACGCATGGTATTCAGCCAGCGGGGCCCTGAATCTCGGGACCGATGTCAGTTCCTACGGCGATTTTTGGGCGCGGTTTGTTGGCGCCACTGAGAACGGCTTGACCGTATCACAGGGCCACAACCAGGTGGTCGTGTTCCTGGTGATTGTCTTCGCGATTAACTTCGCAATCATTTACCGGGGGATCTCCAAAGGGATTGAAGCGTTCTGCCGCTGGGGCATGCCCACGCTCATACTCCTCGCCATCATTGTCCTCGTGCGCGTTCTCACGCTGGGGACACCCGACCCGGCCCTGCCCGAACAATCTTTAATCAATGGGCTCGGCTATATGTGGAATCCGGGCGACATCTCCCAGCAACTTCGGAATCCCCAACTGTGGCTTGAAGCCGCTGGGCAGGTGTTCTTTTCGTTGTCTGTCGGTTTCGGGGTGATCATCACCTATTCCAGTTATCTCCGCGAAAAGGACGATATCGTTTTAAGCGGCCTGACCGCCACGAGCGCGAATGAATTTTGCGAAGTGGGCCTGGGTGGAATGATCACGGTTCCAGCAGCATTCGTGTTTCTCGGCGCGGCGGGAATCATCGGCCAGGGAACGTTTGGGCTCGGATTCAAAGTCCTTCCTCTCGTGTTCTCCAAAATGCCGGCTCCGCAGTTTTTTGGCGCCGCCTGGTTCTTCCTGCTGTTCCTTGCGGCGATTACCAGCTCGCTGTCCATGCTGCAGCCGGGCATCGCGTTTCTCGAGGAAGGCCTCGGCCTCAATCGCAAACAGTCCATCAGCCTGCTGGGCCTGATGACCGCCATGGGATGCCTGTTCGTGGTTTACTTCAGCAAGGACCTGAAGGCGCTCGATACGATTGATTTCTGGGTGGGCACTTTCCTGATATTCCTGCTCGCGACCGTTCTAATCATCGTGTTTGGGTGGGTCCTCGGAATTGAAGAGGGCTGGAAGGAGGCGCATAAGGGCGCGTCGCTCCGGATTCCTTCGTTCTTCAAGCTCATCATCAAATACGTCTGCCCGCTTTATCTCCTGACAATTTTTGGATTCTGGGTGTGGTTCAAGGTATTCGGATGGAACCCAGCCACGCGAACGTTTGAGCCGACAAGTTATGTCACGGATCTTTACGGCCCAACAGCCAGCCCGGTCGCGCGCATGAGTGTCGCGCTGATCGTCCTGATTATCACATTTTTCATCATTACCACCGCCGCGGCTGGCAGACGCTGGGACAAGGCGGGCAATTCAACATCCAGGGAGAAACAACCATGA